The following are encoded in a window of Solibacillus sp. FSL R7-0668 genomic DNA:
- the purN gene encoding phosphoribosylglycinamide formyltransferase gives MTTKIAVFASGSGSNFQAIQEAIEHGELNASVALVITDKPGAFVVTRANNFGIPVVELSPKAFENKAAYEAKIIEHLKANDVEWIILAGYMRLVGETLLTAYENRIINIHPSLLPSFPGKDAIGQAMAHGVKVTGVTVHYVDAGMDTGTIIAQGAVDVVDGDREATEARVHALEHALYTNTLKQLFEQ, from the coding sequence ATGACAACGAAAATTGCAGTGTTTGCTTCGGGAAGTGGGTCAAACTTCCAAGCAATACAAGAAGCAATCGAGCATGGTGAATTAAATGCCTCTGTTGCGCTTGTTATAACAGACAAGCCAGGAGCATTTGTTGTCACACGCGCAAATAATTTTGGCATTCCGGTAGTGGAGCTATCGCCGAAAGCATTTGAAAACAAGGCAGCCTATGAAGCAAAAATCATAGAGCACCTAAAAGCAAACGATGTGGAATGGATTATTTTAGCTGGCTATATGCGCTTAGTTGGTGAGACGTTACTAACAGCGTACGAAAACCGCATCATCAATATTCACCCATCCTTACTGCCATCCTTCCCAGGCAAAGATGCAATCGGTCAAGCAATGGCACATGGCGTGAAGGTAACCGGTGTAACGGTGCACTATGTCGATGCCGGGATGGATACAGGAACGATTATTGCACAAGGCGCAGTTGACGTAGTCGATGGTGACCGTGAAGCAACAGAAGCACGTGTTCATGCATTAGAGCATGCACTTTATACGAATACATTAAAGCAGTTATTTGAACAATAA
- the purM gene encoding phosphoribosylformylglycinamidine cyclo-ligase — MSKAYEQAGVNIEAGYEAVKRMKSHVERTNRLGVMGTFGGFGGMFDLSALNLKEPVLISGTDGVGTKLKLAFMVDKHDTIGVDCVAMCVNDIVAQGAEPLYFLDYVAVGKAEPAKIEQIVKGVADGCVQSGAALIGGETAEMPGLYEEDEYDLAGFAVGACEKADIITGEKIAEGDVLVGLASSGVHSNGYSLVRKIVFADNDYAVDAVVEGYEDLGPIGEALLVPTKLYAKPVLAALKAADVHGCAHVTGGGFYENLPRMMPEGLATEIDLGAWPVLRVFEFLKDKGQLADKDLYNVFNMGIGFVMAVPAGEVEKVIAAAEANGEKAYTIGRVVKGEGVIFKGEHDGSLV, encoded by the coding sequence ATGTCAAAAGCATATGAACAAGCAGGCGTAAATATTGAAGCAGGTTATGAAGCAGTAAAACGTATGAAATCACACGTTGAGCGCACAAATCGTTTAGGTGTCATGGGTACATTCGGCGGCTTTGGCGGTATGTTTGATTTATCTGCACTGAACTTAAAAGAACCAGTTCTTATTTCTGGTACAGACGGTGTTGGGACAAAGTTAAAGCTCGCATTCATGGTTGATAAGCACGATACAATCGGTGTTGACTGTGTCGCAATGTGTGTCAACGATATTGTAGCACAGGGCGCGGAGCCATTATATTTCCTTGATTATGTAGCGGTTGGTAAAGCAGAGCCTGCCAAAATCGAGCAAATTGTTAAAGGTGTAGCAGATGGCTGTGTGCAATCTGGTGCAGCGTTAATTGGTGGTGAAACAGCGGAAATGCCAGGTCTTTACGAGGAAGATGAGTATGACTTAGCTGGTTTTGCAGTAGGTGCATGTGAGAAAGCAGACATCATTACAGGTGAAAAAATCGCAGAAGGTGACGTGCTTGTTGGTCTTGCATCAAGTGGTGTCCACTCAAACGGCTATTCATTAGTACGTAAAATTGTATTCGCTGACAATGATTATGCGGTAGATGCCGTTGTTGAAGGCTATGAGGATTTAGGTCCAATTGGTGAAGCATTATTAGTACCGACAAAGCTATATGCAAAGCCTGTATTAGCAGCGCTTAAAGCAGCAGATGTTCACGGCTGTGCCCACGTAACAGGTGGTGGCTTTTATGAAAACTTACCACGCATGATGCCAGAAGGGTTAGCAACTGAAATTGATTTAGGTGCTTGGCCTGTATTACGCGTGTTTGAATTCTTAAAAGATAAAGGTCAATTAGCAGATAAAGACTTATATAACGTCTTTAATATGGGGATTGGCTTTGTAATGGCTGTGCCAGCAGGTGAAGTAGAGAAAGTAATCGCAGCAGCAGAAGCAAATGGTGAAAAAGCCTATACAATTGGTCGCGTTGTTAAAGGTGAAGGTGTCATTTTCAAAGGCGAGCATGACGGGAGCCTAGTGTAA